acaaaattttttattttaaacagaGTTCAAGTTGAAGCCTCAGAAAATTAAAACACACACGAACAAAGCATCAACACGAAgctaatttaattaagaaaataatacaaaattcaaattcaaactttatttcgacctcaaaataattacttcaaaaaataaatttgatggcaCACACTTGTTTGATTGAGAACTTTGAACGCTTGAAGGCTCAGGAACTTAAAATTGCTACAGAAGGCAAATTTGGAAGttcagaaattttaaaaaatacacacgAAACTATAGGAGGAAGAAGCAGCTATTTAAGCTACATGTATGTCGCCAATGGTTTTGGCGTAATCCACAACTATATCGCCAATGGTTTTGGCGTAATGCACAACTATACCCTAGCCTGCTGCCCTAGTTTCTGCGCCTCTGAACCCTGCCCATCTGACCCTAAATCGCCACTTTGACTGGCGAGTGCATGGCTATGTCGCCACTGCATCTAGCGACACCATTGTTGAGGGCCAACTCGCCATTGATGCTGGTGAATCCACTTCCAAGTGGAGCATCCAGGGACGACTCGCCATTGCTGCTGGCGGGTTGCATTAATTTAACATGCAAAACAGTATCATCCTGGAAATAGTTTTAAAACATACCCATAATGAGAATTTATTTGTAAAACCAGCCCTATTAGGGCAATTTGCCTAACAATGTTAAGAAATCATAGTTTTTGATTACTTAAAATCGGTTAGTAACAATTTTAAACTATTACAAAATGTTTATTTAGACGATAGGACAAAAGTTAGACGGTAGAATCACTCAAATTAATTTAGACTATGAGATCAAATTAAACTAACTTTAAcaattagaggatcaaattaaactaaaaataaataaaatgatcaaatggaaccaattttaaaaattaaagaaacaaattgaataaaaaagaaagaccaaattaaacataaaaaataaattaaaagaataaactaatttaatctTCTTTTAATTGACCAATGAAATCCCTATATTATGGCTATAACAACATCTTTATTTGAACATCTTTTAGCTTTATAAGTTGTTACCTCCATTGGCATTTGACCTGCTAGTAAACACTTAAGATCAAAGTGCACACTAATTGCATAAAAACAGGACCACTCACAAAGTGTTTGTGCCTCAAATAAGAGGGTAAAGgcttatttataaacaaaaagtaCTACTCATTACATTATTgaaaaatagaatatattatTGTCCTCTTCAAATACTTCTGCAACTTGTCGACAAATATGCCTTTCAAGTTACTGTTGCAAGATTCTTATTGATAAGGTGTTCCATACACATACTCCGCACGTTGTAATCACTTCTCAGTTGCCAAAAAATATTTGGTTGTTTTATTGGCAAGGGACCAACTCAGCCACCGCACCCTTCTGTCTATATGTAAAgtgatatattaatatatatatatatatatatatatatatatataataatacaatATGTAAAgtgatattattatatatataaaaaaacatgttttaagacatttttttaagttagttatttttttaaaaattaaagtttaaaaaattacatcctAAATAATTTATGGTTATTATTATGTTGTCGTGGTAGATGACAACCGAAACACATGCAGTCgctatttctatttctaagtCACAACGAccaaatttaaatcaattgcGAAGTCGAATAAAACTTTGGTCACAAAATTAGTTGTTggattttcaaaaacaattaaaacttTAAACCTTTTGGCAACTGAATTAGTGACTTCTTGTGTTTTCCCTGAGTACATTGGTCGCAAAGGTGGTTGCTGAATTGTGCAAATGCTAATTGTTGTAATAAGTGGCTAATTCGATTTTTGTTTGACACCAATATGTGTTTCAGTCGCTATTTTCTGTCGCTAAGTTGCCTTTTTTCTAATGGTGGTTATAACATTGAGAATTTAATGATTGagaagatttttcttttatagcaAGAAACGTCCTTCTATTACAATTGACACAGGAGGAAAAAttgtcttataatttaatataataagttatatatttaaactttatatttatttattttataataaatatcaaataaataagactTGTATAAAATACTTTGAGCACTAACGTGTATAGTAATTAACTATGGCAAAATTTTCTACTAAATATCAGTGTGCCGTTTTGCCATGTTTTTCTCGAGAGCAATATACAGAGTCATTGTCAAAAAggtttagatattttttagtAATTGTCAAaaggttttctttctttttttgggcTTACAAAGTTAGAACTAAATTAAGCGGGGGTAACTTAGTTAATTAAGTAAGAATACGtctgaattattataaatcttttaaCATTATCTTCGATTAATTCAAtagataagaaaagaaagttagAACTAGAAGCCTCATCAAACTAGTTAAACTCCAGTTAGGCATATCGTTGACATTGACAGTCTATTAGTAATAGAGAAGAGATACCATTGGGAGGACTATTATACTTGTAGGTAtggtgttaaaaaaattgattggaattgaacttaattaaattaaattggtttttttttctaaattagttcaagaaaaaaatgagtacactattttataaaactaatttgattaatcaaattgtttctataaaatcaatttggTTAACCGAATTtgacttttatttaaatattttttatttgaaaaaaataatttaaaattggttCGACCTTtagaactaatttaaaattagttaaaattgatttagttcAGAACCAAATCTTTAAAACTAGttgaattttaaatcaatttctaAACCAGTTTGACTATTTGGACATAAAATCAAATCGGTTAAAATAGTTGGAAATCAATTCGATTTGATCTTTTTACCAAACTAGTTTTTGCACATTTTATTTATAGGAaacgagaagaaaaaaaagtacatgcagtaattaattatatgtgCAATTAATTTGTCCATAGAGTGAGGTCTATTACACAACCGATATCGTCCCAATCCATAGCTCTTTTCATAGAGGGCGGGGTAATAAGCAAACCCTCTGCCATACTATCCAACAACCCTGGCATATTATACACTGCCTCCTCATCAAAGAACATTTCGGACCCATCATCGTGCATGCCAATGTTCAAACAAGTGTCTTCAGCATTCTTGTGAGAGCAAGCAAAGACCGTGTTTGGTATGAAAGCCTCAGCAGTAGTAGTAGCTTTTGCTGCTTCTCTTATATCTACAGCAGAACGTGACTTTGCAAGTGGGAGAAGGGAAACTGAATCGGGGAAGTTGAAGTTTGCTGAGGTGCCACTAAGTGCCAAGACAGCCACGTCATGTGCCCTAGCTGCCATTTCAGGAGTAGGGTATGTCCCTACCCAAatccttgatttttttattggttccCTTATTTCACACACCCATTTGTTCCTGTTCCTTTGCCGTACACCCCTATACACAGGGTGGCGTGTCTCCCTAAACTTCTTTCTACCTGCTTTTCTCTTGTGAGATGGATTGGTATATATATTACTTGGTTGTGGATTTGGAGAATCACTTAGTGGATTAGAGTTTGGTGGTGTGCATGGTGAGAGTGAAGAGGGGGAGGAGAGTGAAGTGGAATCAGGAGATTCGTTAATAATCTCAAAGTCCatag
Above is a window of Glycine soja cultivar W05 chromosome 12, ASM419377v2, whole genome shotgun sequence DNA encoding:
- the LOC114378134 gene encoding dehydration-responsive element-binding protein 1F-like; this encodes MDFEIINESPDSTSLSSPSSLSPCTPPNSNPLSDSPNPQPSNIYTNPSHKRKAGRKKFRETRHPVYRGVRQRNRNKWVCEIREPIKKSRIWVGTYPTPEMAARAHDVAVLALSGTSANFNFPDSVSLLPLAKSRSAVDIREAAKATTTAEAFIPNTVFACSHKNAEDTCLNIGMHDDGSEMFFDEEAVYNMPGLLDSMAEGLLITPPSMKRAMDWDDIGCVIDLTLWTN